The following are encoded in a window of Narcine bancroftii isolate sNarBan1 chromosome 2, sNarBan1.hap1, whole genome shotgun sequence genomic DNA:
- the LOC138753154 gene encoding uncharacterized protein C14orf132 encodes MFIFWLMIPVMTGAFMDSPIDECNTEFSLFNSSTNVNDAPSAPSQLEDPTPPSNDVIWLWIAIIATIGNIVVVGVVYAFTF; translated from the exons ATGTTTATCTTTTGGCTGATG ATCCCTGTTATGACAGGTGCCTTCATGGACTCTCCCATCGATGAATGCAACACCGAGTTCTCGCTCTTTAATTCCTCAACCAATGTGAATGATGCTCCCTCAGCTCCAAGCCAGCTCGAGGACCCTACCCCACCCTCCAATGATGTCATCTGGTTATGGATTGCGATCATTGCCACTATCGGGAACATTGTGGTGGTCGGCGTCGTATATGCCTTCACTTTTTAG